One window of the Shewanella litorisediminis genome contains the following:
- the rsmA gene encoding 16S rRNA (adenine(1518)-N(6)/adenine(1519)-N(6))-dimethyltransferase RsmA produces the protein MSNKVHLGHTARKRFGQNFLTDGNIINRIVGAISPDDEHVMVEIGPGLAALTEPVAMGIKNLTVIELDRDLAERLKVHPTLKDKLTIHQGDAMKFDFSQLVEPERKLKVFGNLPYNISTPLMFHLFEFAKHIENMHFMLQKEVVLRLSASPGTKAYGKLTVMAQYYCQVVPVLEVPPSCFTPPPKVDSAVVRLVPYAEKPWPCHDVEMLRKVCNTAFNMRRKTLRNNLKPLLQDADFDVLGIDAGLRPEDISVAQYVAMANYLCEKR, from the coding sequence ATGAGTAATAAAGTCCATTTGGGCCATACGGCCAGAAAACGTTTCGGTCAGAACTTCCTGACCGATGGAAACATCATCAACCGCATCGTCGGCGCCATTTCACCCGACGATGAGCACGTGATGGTGGAGATTGGCCCGGGCCTCGCGGCCCTGACCGAGCCCGTTGCCATGGGCATCAAAAACCTCACGGTTATTGAGCTTGACCGTGACTTGGCCGAGCGCTTGAAAGTTCACCCCACTCTGAAGGATAAACTCACTATCCATCAGGGCGATGCCATGAAGTTTGACTTCAGCCAGTTGGTAGAGCCTGAGCGCAAGCTCAAGGTCTTCGGCAACCTGCCATATAACATCTCCACCCCGCTGATGTTCCATCTGTTCGAATTTGCAAAGCACATTGAGAACATGCACTTTATGCTGCAAAAAGAAGTGGTGCTGCGTCTCTCGGCTTCTCCCGGTACCAAGGCCTACGGCAAGCTGACCGTCATGGCCCAGTACTACTGTCAGGTAGTGCCTGTACTGGAAGTGCCGCCCAGCTGCTTTACCCCGCCACCCAAGGTGGATTCGGCTGTGGTGCGTCTGGTGCCATATGCTGAAAAGCCCTGGCCATGTCATGATGTGGAAATGCTGCGCAAGGTGTGCAACACCGCCTTTAACATGCGTCGCAAGACCCTGCGCAATAACCTGAAACCCCTTCTTCAGGACGCCGACTTTGACGTTCTTGGCATAGATGCAGGTCTACGCCCCGAAGACATCAGCGTGGCCCAATATGTGGCCATGGCCAACTATTTGTGTGAAAAGCGATAA
- the apaG gene encoding Co2+/Mg2+ efflux protein ApaG — MTDVDPAIKVEVNTEYLEEQSTPAEHKYVFSYTITIINLGDRAAKLESRHWIITDANGHMTEVQGAGVVGETPTIPPNTAYQYTSGTVLETPVGFMEGRYGMVWEDGKPFQAAIPTFRLAVPGVLH, encoded by the coding sequence ATGACCGACGTAGATCCCGCAATCAAGGTTGAGGTAAACACCGAATACCTGGAAGAGCAATCCACGCCCGCCGAGCACAAATACGTGTTCAGCTACACCATCACCATCATTAATCTGGGTGACAGAGCGGCCAAACTGGAAAGCCGTCACTGGATAATCACAGATGCCAACGGTCACATGACCGAAGTGCAGGGTGCCGGCGTGGTGGGAGAAACCCCCACCATTCCACCCAACACCGCCTATCAGTACACCAGCGGCACTGTGCTGGAAACGCCGGTCGGCTTTATGGAAGGTCGTTACGGCATGGTTTGGGAAGACGGAAAGCCGTTTCAGGCTGCCATTCCCACCTTCCGCCTCGCCGTCCCCGGCGTACTGCATTAA
- the pdxA gene encoding 4-hydroxythreonine-4-phosphate dehydrogenase PdxA translates to MTVKRIAITPGEPAGIGPDLVIQLAQQAWPVQLVVCADPELLHSRARKLGLPLTLEPYDASLPAKPQSASTLTLVPFKLNAPAECGKLNEQNGSYVVDTLSFAGEKNMTGEFDAVVTGPVHKGIINQAGISFSGHTEFFANQAGCQDVVMLLACPGLQVALVTTHIPLAYVAKAITRERLHKIIKILHQDLVSKFGIASPKIYVCGLNPHAGEDGHLGREELDVIIPALNELREELNFNIVGPLPADTLFQPKYLDDADVVLAMYHDQGLPVLKAQGFGKSVNITLGLPYIRTSVDHGTALELAGTGRADIGSFVCALNKAIELAAKTN, encoded by the coding sequence GTGACAGTGAAACGCATCGCCATCACCCCCGGAGAGCCTGCCGGTATAGGCCCAGATCTGGTGATCCAGCTTGCCCAGCAAGCCTGGCCGGTACAGTTGGTGGTATGCGCCGATCCTGAACTTTTGCACAGCCGGGCCCGCAAACTGGGGCTGCCACTGACACTGGAGCCCTATGATGCCAGCCTGCCTGCCAAACCCCAGTCTGCGAGTACGCTCACCCTGGTACCCTTCAAGCTGAATGCGCCAGCCGAGTGCGGCAAGCTCAATGAGCAAAACGGCAGCTATGTGGTCGATACCCTGAGCTTCGCCGGTGAAAAAAATATGACCGGCGAGTTTGATGCCGTGGTCACTGGGCCTGTACACAAGGGCATCATCAACCAGGCGGGTATTTCTTTCAGTGGTCACACTGAATTTTTTGCCAATCAGGCGGGTTGCCAGGATGTGGTTATGCTGCTGGCCTGCCCCGGTTTGCAGGTGGCACTGGTGACCACCCATATTCCACTGGCGTATGTGGCCAAAGCCATTACGCGGGAAAGATTACATAAAATTATCAAGATCCTGCATCAGGATCTGGTCAGCAAGTTTGGCATTGCCTCACCCAAAATTTATGTCTGCGGCCTCAATCCCCATGCCGGGGAAGATGGACACCTGGGCCGCGAAGAGCTGGATGTGATCATCCCTGCCCTCAATGAACTCAGGGAAGAGCTGAACTTTAATATCGTCGGCCCGTTGCCTGCCGATACCCTGTTCCAGCCAAAGTATCTGGACGATGCCGATGTGGTACTTGCCATGTATCACGATCAGGGATTGCCGGTGCTGAAAGCACAGGGTTTTGGCAAGTCCGTCAACATCACCCTGGGCCTGCCTTACATTCGCACCTCGGTGGACCATGGTACCGCCCTGGAGCTGGCAGGTACGGGTCGCGCCGACATCGGCAGTTTTGTTTGCGCCCTCAACAAGGCCATAGAACTGGCTGCCAAGACCAACTGA
- a CDS encoding symmetrical bis(5'-nucleosyl)-tetraphosphatase, with product MARYFVGDIQGCYEELMRLLLRVDFHPSRDELWAVGDLVARGPESHKVLGFFSSLGDAAKAVLGNHDLHLLAIHAGLKRPKPSDKLKKLLDSKHLPGFIHWVRHQPLMRELPEHKLIMTHAGVPPQWDLPTLREEANEVSKVLMSDTYLELIGSMYTEEPESWDPNASGFLRHRYCIDALTRMRFLYLDGRLDFACKKPPVDCDGMALKPWFEFPSKLDDYTLVFGHWAALMGKTDNPRRIALDTGCCWGEDLTLWHLESGEKITQKKLK from the coding sequence ATGGCGCGATACTTTGTCGGTGACATCCAGGGCTGTTATGAAGAGCTGATGCGGCTGCTGCTGCGGGTCGACTTTCATCCCTCAAGGGATGAACTCTGGGCCGTCGGCGACTTGGTTGCTAGGGGGCCCGAGTCCCACAAGGTGCTGGGCTTTTTCAGCTCACTGGGGGATGCCGCCAAAGCTGTGCTTGGCAACCATGACCTGCACCTTTTGGCCATACATGCCGGCCTCAAACGCCCCAAACCCAGCGATAAGCTTAAAAAGTTGTTGGACTCCAAACACCTGCCGGGGTTTATCCACTGGGTGCGCCATCAACCCCTGATGCGGGAGCTTCCCGAGCACAAACTCATCATGACCCATGCAGGGGTGCCTCCCCAATGGGATCTGCCAACATTGCGTGAAGAAGCCAATGAAGTGAGCAAGGTACTGATGAGCGACACCTACCTTGAACTCATTGGCAGCATGTACACCGAAGAGCCCGAAAGCTGGGATCCCAATGCGTCCGGGTTTCTCAGACACAGGTACTGTATCGACGCCCTGACACGGATGCGCTTTCTCTACCTCGATGGTCGACTGGATTTTGCCTGTAAAAAGCCGCCCGTCGACTGTGACGGCATGGCCTTAAAACCCTGGTTTGAGTTCCCATCGAAGTTGGACGACTATACCCTGGTGTTTGGCCATTGGGCCGCACTGATGGGCAAAACCGATAATCCAAGGCGCATAGCCCTCGACACAGGCTGCTGTTGGGGTGAAGACCTCACTCTCTGGCACCTTGAATCCGGGGAAAAAATTACCCAAAAGAAGTTAAAATAG
- the surA gene encoding peptidylprolyl isomerase SurA has protein sequence MKPCKKLIFAALAMTMGFQSLAAPQPLDRVAVQVNDGIVLESEIQNMMDTVKKNASAAGQTLPSDDALRTQVIERLILTRLQLQMAERIGLHIGDLQLDQAIENIAREQNMTVAQMQQAIQAEGMSFAQYREQLREEITLGEIQRIQVQRRIQVSPQEINNLVKMIEEQGNKDVEYQIGHILIEVPSNPTSAELESASKRAQAVMDRLNAGNDFRSIAIAASSGPKALEGGVWDYMNINEMPTLFAEVIGDAKKDTIIGPIKSGSGFHILKIIDIRGLQTREIEEVRARHILLKPSPILSEERAKAMLDQFVTQIKSGEAKFADIARQYSEDPGSATKGGELGWAEPNIYVPEFAQMLGQLSLDEISAPFRTAHGWHIVQLEEKRKTDATEKFNTNRAHQLIYRRKFNEELQGWLDEIRSEAHIDVWEAEANRG, from the coding sequence ATGAAACCCTGTAAGAAACTGATTTTTGCCGCTCTGGCCATGACAATGGGCTTTCAGAGCTTAGCTGCACCCCAACCCCTGGATCGCGTTGCCGTGCAGGTAAACGACGGTATTGTGCTGGAAAGCGAAATCCAGAATATGATGGATACCGTAAAGAAAAACGCCTCCGCCGCCGGCCAGACGTTGCCCTCTGACGATGCCCTGCGTACCCAGGTCATTGAGCGCCTGATTCTGACTCGCCTGCAATTGCAGATGGCCGAACGTATTGGTCTGCACATTGGTGATTTGCAGCTGGATCAGGCCATCGAAAACATCGCCCGCGAACAGAACATGACTGTGGCCCAGATGCAACAGGCGATTCAGGCCGAAGGCATGAGCTTTGCGCAATACCGCGAGCAGCTGCGTGAAGAAATCACCCTTGGGGAAATCCAGCGCATCCAGGTACAACGCCGTATCCAGGTTTCTCCTCAGGAAATCAACAACCTGGTGAAAATGATTGAAGAACAGGGCAACAAGGACGTGGAATACCAGATTGGCCACATCCTGATTGAAGTACCAAGCAATCCCACCAGTGCCGAACTGGAATCTGCCAGCAAGCGTGCCCAGGCCGTCATGGATCGCCTGAACGCCGGCAACGACTTCCGCTCCATCGCCATCGCCGCCTCGTCCGGCCCCAAGGCGCTGGAAGGTGGTGTTTGGGATTACATGAACATCAACGAAATGCCTACGCTGTTTGCGGAAGTGATTGGTGATGCCAAAAAAGACACCATCATAGGTCCTATCAAGAGCGGCTCAGGTTTCCACATCCTGAAAATCATTGACATCCGCGGTCTGCAAACCCGTGAAATCGAAGAAGTGCGTGCCCGCCACATACTGCTGAAGCCTTCACCAATTCTTTCTGAAGAGCGCGCCAAGGCCATGCTGGATCAGTTTGTGACCCAGATTAAGAGCGGTGAAGCCAAGTTTGCAGATATCGCCCGCCAGTACTCTGAAGACCCCGGCTCTGCCACTAAGGGCGGCGAGCTGGGCTGGGCCGAACCCAACATCTATGTGCCTGAATTCGCACAGATGCTTGGCCAATTAAGCCTGGATGAAATCAGCGCACCGTTTCGTACGGCCCACGGCTGGCACATAGTGCAGCTGGAAGAAAAGCGTAAGACAGATGCCACCGAAAAGTTCAACACCAACCGTGCACATCAGCTGATTTACCGCCGTAAATTCAACGAGGAGCTGCAAGGCTGGCTCGATGAAATTCGCAGTGAAGCCCACATCGATGTGTGGGAAGCCGAAGCTAACAGAGGTTAA
- the lptD gene encoding LPS assembly protein LptD, translated as MQIRYLLALGLLSCQATANDAVPEPAPDQCLVVPPIPLPNPSQDAGAEEQVEIRSVFSDAVMNQNAIFEGDVQFRQGNRSISADRANMDYEKQQLDAEGNLVFQESQFSVTADNLSAKIKDNSATLSGAQYWLHGQQVHGNARKLEITKDNNLILNGTDFTTCPPGDSSWLLEAERIKIDSSEEWGEIWNAKMRIADVPVFYVPYMTVPVSDKRKTGFLFPQFSTSTTNGVEIATPWYWNIAPEYDLTLTPHYMSSRGLYLQSEFRYLAGDAQAGRVNLEYLGSDRLLENSDDRYLYHWEHRGAIDKHWRVNAAFTDVSDNNYFNDLDSEVARATDNQLSRIGEMSYFENDWNISARVQDIKVLGEDEVPYQVMPQLSVNYRSQDLLNTLEFSFFGEATNFEHKDQDQVTATRLHLQPTLSLPIHGPAGSLTSELTLLQTNYWQRNTDWMPNSELASSVSRTLPRAKLHGQINLERNTQWLGESYRQTLEPQFQYLYVGHEDQDDIGIYDSARLQDDYYGLFRARRFSGLDRIADANQLTLGLTTRIFDEHNQEQFKFSLGQILYFSESKVSLTEGIAEERPSSSAIAAELDAHLYEDWYFSGALQYDARTRDNKKSEFTLDYRPGGEKLVQFSYRYVPDLVNTNTNEEVGISQAGMRTTWPLTDSLYFVGNWYYDLNESRSVEAYTGFQYESCCWAVRLSYHYRIKTNYDDDFNTVQDNRELFESGVYLNFVIKGLGGSGPMGVSDMLDEGLFNYRKPLYLRN; from the coding sequence ATGCAGATCCGTTACTTATTGGCCCTCGGCCTGCTTTCATGCCAGGCCACGGCCAACGATGCCGTGCCTGAGCCCGCCCCGGATCAATGTCTGGTGGTGCCTCCCATTCCGTTACCAAACCCATCTCAGGATGCCGGTGCTGAAGAACAGGTGGAAATTCGCTCTGTATTCTCCGATGCAGTGATGAATCAAAACGCCATCTTCGAGGGCGATGTGCAGTTCCGCCAGGGCAATCGCTCCATCTCCGCCGACCGTGCGAATATGGATTACGAGAAGCAGCAATTGGATGCCGAAGGTAACCTGGTGTTTCAGGAGAGCCAGTTTAGCGTTACCGCCGATAATCTCAGTGCCAAAATCAAGGACAACAGCGCCACGCTGAGTGGCGCCCAGTATTGGCTGCATGGCCAGCAGGTTCATGGCAATGCCCGCAAGCTTGAGATAACCAAAGACAACAATCTCATTCTCAACGGTACTGACTTTACAACCTGCCCGCCGGGTGACAGTTCCTGGCTCCTTGAGGCCGAGCGGATCAAGATTGACTCCAGCGAAGAGTGGGGCGAAATCTGGAATGCCAAGATGCGCATTGCCGATGTCCCTGTGTTTTATGTCCCCTACATGACGGTCCCGGTTTCGGATAAGCGCAAAACCGGTTTTCTGTTCCCCCAGTTCAGCACCAGCACCACCAACGGGGTGGAAATTGCCACGCCCTGGTACTGGAACATTGCCCCCGAATACGATTTAACCCTGACGCCCCATTACATGTCGTCACGGGGTTTGTATTTGCAGAGTGAGTTTCGCTATCTCGCGGGCGATGCCCAGGCGGGCCGGGTAAATCTGGAATACCTCGGTAGCGATCGTCTGCTGGAAAACAGCGACGACCGCTACCTGTACCACTGGGAACACAGGGGCGCCATAGACAAACACTGGCGAGTCAACGCGGCCTTTACCGACGTCTCCGACAATAACTACTTTAACGATCTGGATTCCGAAGTCGCCAGGGCCACAGACAACCAGCTGTCCCGCATCGGCGAAATGAGCTATTTCGAGAACGACTGGAATATCAGCGCCCGGGTGCAGGATATCAAGGTTCTGGGTGAGGACGAAGTACCTTATCAGGTGATGCCGCAGCTGAGCGTTAACTACCGAAGCCAGGATTTGCTCAATACGCTCGAGTTCAGTTTCTTTGGCGAAGCCACCAACTTTGAGCACAAGGATCAAGATCAGGTCACGGCCACCCGTCTGCATCTGCAACCGACGCTGAGCCTGCCAATCCACGGTCCGGCCGGGTCGTTAACCAGCGAGTTAACCCTGCTGCAAACCAACTACTGGCAGCGTAACACCGATTGGATGCCCAACTCAGAACTCGCCAGCTCTGTCAGCCGCACCCTGCCAAGGGCCAAGTTGCATGGCCAAATCAATCTGGAGCGCAATACCCAGTGGCTGGGTGAATCCTATCGCCAAACCCTGGAGCCTCAATTCCAATATTTGTACGTAGGACACGAAGATCAGGATGATATCGGCATTTACGACAGTGCCAGGTTGCAGGATGACTACTATGGTCTGTTCCGGGCTCGCCGCTTCTCGGGGCTTGACCGTATCGCCGATGCCAACCAGCTGACGCTGGGCTTGACCACCCGCATCTTCGATGAACACAACCAGGAACAGTTCAAGTTCAGCCTCGGCCAAATTCTCTATTTCTCAGAGAGCAAGGTATCCCTGACCGAAGGTATTGCCGAAGAGCGCCCCAGCTCCTCGGCGATTGCCGCCGAACTGGACGCTCATCTCTACGAAGATTGGTATTTCAGTGGCGCCCTGCAATACGATGCCCGCACCCGGGATAATAAAAAGTCGGAGTTCACCCTGGATTACCGTCCCGGCGGCGAAAAGCTGGTGCAGTTCAGCTACCGCTATGTGCCGGATTTGGTGAACACCAACACCAATGAAGAAGTGGGCATCAGCCAGGCCGGTATGCGCACCACCTGGCCTTTGACCGATAGCCTCTACTTTGTGGGCAACTGGTACTATGACCTCAACGAAAGCCGTTCGGTGGAAGCCTATACAGGTTTTCAATATGAGAGCTGCTGCTGGGCCGTACGTTTGAGCTATCACTACCGGATAAAAACCAACTACGATGACGATTTCAATACGGTACAGGATAACCGCGAGCTCTTTGAAAGCGGTGTATACCTGAATTTCGTGATAAAAGGCCTTGGCGGCTCAGGCCCCATGGGTGTCAGCGACATGCTGGATGAAGGGCTGTTCAACTACAGAAAGCCGCTTTATCTGAGGAATTAA